The genomic region TTAAGCATTGGATTAATGGGTAAAAACACATCAATATTCACGAGAAGAAaggattttaaaaaatatgaacttcttGTTTTACATACAGTACAAAATAACGATAGCTTGAAGGCAGATTTTGATGATATAAGGTGAATATGTTTAAAGATAATGTAGAGGCCATATTTTATATAGTCTAGCATCAATGGTGTGTGATAAAGCTATAAAAATTCTTaagtttcattatttttattagtaaagttttGTTTTTGTctattaattttttggttattatGAATTCTGGCTATACAAATAGTTTTCTTATAAATATCACTACAACTTTTCattcaatttactattttaattggaaatatcccatagacctggatcccgcgtacctaaAAATTTcttattaataacaagctgaaaatttgttaatagcgtaacaggggaagttttaattgtggcacaggttacaggtttcgaacatcAGGCttcgaaaacgtcccatgtattttgtcggatagaacttccaattgatttgttacccttttattatactctcatgcaaaaatcagactgctatttaccaccaatataattcctgtcatttgacataatCTACATGTCAGACTTACTAAAaggcccaacatatttgtcgacaaacaatttttcatatattatacagggtgtttcattaataattgtccatatagtaactggagaaaccttagcacaaaatacgaagatttaacctaaaacacttaaataaaatgtggttccttactgagttacagggtgttttatctaaaaatttaaaaattatttttgctcagcattttaaaactgttcgacatatccttttcatacttgccagaaagtgcgactactatacccCCTACTAAACTATGATAAaccaaacgtttctagctactaccagaggcgtaccacaggggatagtgaatggttgacccttctcaaattctacgccactggaggaattactattttagtgcgatgtttagattctccaatactttctacgtaaataatatactcttcattggtaacgataaagttattagttttcgagatatttgaagttaaatatgaaacggcacagttatttttattaatttatgatattatgattcatatgattaaagtttaaaaattatttgtacccagtactttaaaactatttggcgtatctttatcatacttggcagaaagtgtgggtactgtacaccctactaaattaagataaataaaggtttctagctactaccagaggcgtacgacaggggatagtggctggttgacttCATACTGGTTGacaagagtatattattttcatagaaagtattggagaatccaaaaattgaactaaaatagcaattccgccagtggcgtagaatttggaaagggtcaaccatacACTTTCCCCCgtcatacgcctctggtaatagccagaaacgtttgtttaacgtaatttagtagtttgtacagtacctatactttctgccaagtataaaaaggatacgtggaactgttttaaaatgctgagcaaaaatagtttttaaatttttagataaaacaccctgtaactcagtaaggaaccacattttatttaagtgttttaggttaaatcttcgtattttgtgctaaggtttctccagttactatatggacaattattaatgaaacaccctgtataaagtttgctattgaataaacttgtcaggacacgttccacaattaaaacttcccatgcTCCAGTGTTccggtacatcaaagtttgtccgaccagacaccgttaagttattaaaaaactttcagcgtgctaataatcaacttttttgatacgcgggatccaggcctatttatTCTGTTATTGTAGGAAAGCAACACCTAGTGAAATCTACTTTTTGGGAGATTTCCCTGTACTATACTACATGATTCAATATCTTAATGCCACATACGCTATCCAATTACATCCAGTGTATGGCCATTATAACAAAACTACTGGAGAGTACTATGGTATTATCAAAGCTTTGTATTTGGGGATTGGGGATGTAGCAGGTATGTGAGACTGCACTTTTATCGTATTATgtaatattatatacagggtgtaacaaaaatacaggtcataaatgaaatcacatattccgggaccaaaaatagttcgaatgaacctaacttaccttagtacaaatatgcacataaaaaaagttacagcccttttaagttacaaaaagGAAATTGATtatttcgaatatatcgaaaactattggagattttttattgaaaatggacatgtggcattattatggcaggaacatcataagaagaaaaattatagtgaaatttgtgcaccacataaaaattttattgggattttgttcccttaaacccccccaaacttttgtgtacgtcacaattaaattattattgtggtaccattagttaaattcgatattattaaaacttttttgcctcttagtattttttcgatacggcagtttttatcgagttgaggcttatttttcaatatgtttacataaaaattttatgggtgttttgttcttttaaaccccccaaatgtttgtgtacgttccaattaaaatattactgcggtaccattagttaaacacagtgtttttaactaataggtctggatcccgtgtatgaaaaaaaaattgattaatagcaagctgaaaatttgttaatagcttaagggtgtctagtgggataaactttgatatatgagaacactggaacagaagcagttttaattgtggaacaggttaaaaatttggaacggccagactacgaaaacggcacatttattttgtccgacagaatagacttaaactctccgaacagagattaaactctcatgcaaaaatcagactgctatttatcacctgtcataattcctgtcatttgacatattctacatgttccactcattaaaacacccatttggtgataaatagcagtctgatttttgcatgagagtttaatctctgttcggagagtttaagtctgttctgttggacaaaatacatgtaccgttttcgtggtctgaccgttccaaatttttaacctgttccacaattaaaacttcccctgttccagtgtt from Diabrotica virgifera virgifera chromosome 3, PGI_DIABVI_V3a harbors:
- the LOC114325559 gene encoding uncharacterized protein LOC114325559, which produces MSEVYVAFYDEDNIDIYEVYKTGPKVNCVINNYGNWSLSIGLMGKNTSIFTRRKDFKKYELLVLHTVQNNDSLKADFDDIRKATPSEIYFLGDFPVLYYMIQYLNATYAIQLHPVYGHYNKTTGEYYGIIKALYLGIGDVAGM